A genomic stretch from Lathyrus oleraceus cultivar Zhongwan6 chromosome 2, CAAS_Psat_ZW6_1.0, whole genome shotgun sequence includes:
- the LOC127122021 gene encoding uncharacterized protein LOC127122021, protein MEVELLILSHHFYKSSACLDRVDVLVSLAATRVDAYVLEGDFPCLARLITGVEIFYALNFILGILIENGQLDLLLQKYSAAADTNTGTAEAVRGFRMAVLTSLKHFNPNDLDAFALVYTHFDMKHETATLLESRAEQSCEQWFRRYNKDQDEDLLDSMRYFIEAAEVHSSIDAGNKTRKDCAQASLLSLQIRMPYFQWLYLSETNARQALVEQSRFSKTK, encoded by the exons AAATCATCTGCTTGCCTTGATCGAGTTGATGTTCTTGTTTCCCTTGCTGCAACTAGGGTTGATGCTTATGTTTTGGAGGGTGATTTCCCGTGCTTGGCTCGCCTGATAACTGGAGTTGAAATTTTTTATGCTCTCAATTTCATTCTTGGCATTCTTATAGAAAATGGTCAATTGGATCTTCTTCTTCAAAAGTATTCTGCTGCTGCCGACACAAACACAGGCACTGCTGAGGCTGTCAGAGGTTTTCGAATGGCCGTTCTTACATCTTTGAAGCATTTCAACCCTAATGACCTTGATGCATTTGCCCTG GTCTATACTCATTTTGATATGAAACATGAGACGGCCACTCTTTTAGAGTCCAGAGCAGAGCAATCATGTGAGCAGTGGTTTCGGCGTTATAACAAGGACCAGGATGAAGACTTGTTGGATTCCATGCGCTACTTCATTGAAGCTGCTGAAGTTCACTCTTCCATTGATGCTGGCAATAAAACACGGAAGGATTGTGCTCAAGCTTCCCTTCTATCCCTCCAAATACGGATGCCATATTTCCAATGGCTTTATCTATCAGAAACCAATGCTAGACAGGCATTAGTTGAGCAGTCTCGTTTCTCCAAAACCAAATAA